From the Amycolatopsis thermoflava N1165 genome, one window contains:
- a CDS encoding LuxR C-terminal-related transcriptional regulator translates to MTEMRAVLVHPDVWPDLVEWLRLKPIELLHHPSAPSQTQRYTMLPFQMVPLTVKRMRTPKPKTPLAASQVLTDREMQVLLGMSRGMTNGEIGRQIYISEDTVKTHARRMFRKLGVTDRAHAVAKGYETGLLSAVEA, encoded by the coding sequence ATGACCGAGATGCGTGCAGTGCTGGTGCACCCCGATGTGTGGCCCGACCTGGTGGAGTGGCTGCGGTTGAAGCCCATCGAACTGCTCCACCACCCCAGCGCCCCCTCACAGACCCAGCGGTACACGATGCTGCCGTTCCAGATGGTGCCGCTGACGGTGAAGCGGATGCGCACCCCCAAACCCAAAACACCCCTGGCCGCATCGCAAGTGTTGACCGACCGGGAGATGCAGGTCCTGTTGGGCATGTCCCGCGGCATGACGAACGGTGAGATCGGCCGGCAGATCTACATCTCCGAAGACACCGTGAAAACCCACGCCCGCCGCATGTTCCGGAAGTTGGGGGTGACGGACCGGGCCCACGCTGTGGCGAAGGGCTACGAGACCGGGCTGTTGAGCGCGGTCGAAGCGTAG
- a CDS encoding phage antirepressor KilAC domain-containing protein, with product MTELSLFEGAGEGLDPEHFGIADDGRAYVQAPAFARAMGYSRTSDALKMLDDDEKGTAICRTPGGNQQLSVIYEDGIWELIFRSTLPSARSLKTRVKAILRELRETGVVDTRPADKQLPQDYETALVHLLEQVRARKALEDKVQADAPKVEAWQAFIDRDGWLQVSDVARAIGWGRNKMFERLRELGVLLQRPKNAPCAEWVKKGWACARPNGHVNQRGEEETTTLISPEGAARIERLLNRDLDGVA from the coding sequence GTGACTGAGCTGTCCCTGTTCGAAGGTGCCGGTGAGGGACTGGACCCCGAGCACTTCGGCATCGCCGACGACGGTCGCGCCTACGTCCAAGCACCCGCGTTCGCTCGAGCGATGGGTTACTCCCGCACCAGCGATGCGCTCAAGATGCTCGACGACGACGAGAAGGGTACGGCGATCTGCCGCACCCCCGGTGGCAACCAGCAGTTGTCCGTCATCTACGAGGACGGCATCTGGGAGCTGATCTTCCGATCCACACTTCCCTCAGCGAGGTCGCTCAAGACGCGAGTGAAGGCGATCCTGCGGGAGCTCCGGGAGACCGGGGTGGTGGATACCCGGCCGGCGGACAAGCAGCTGCCGCAGGACTACGAGACCGCCCTGGTGCACCTCCTCGAGCAGGTGCGGGCACGGAAGGCTCTCGAGGACAAGGTTCAGGCAGACGCCCCGAAGGTCGAGGCGTGGCAGGCGTTCATCGACCGTGACGGGTGGCTGCAAGTATCCGACGTTGCTCGAGCGATCGGGTGGGGCCGGAACAAGATGTTCGAGCGGCTGCGGGAGTTGGGTGTTCTCCTGCAGCGCCCGAAGAACGCTCCGTGCGCGGAGTGGGTGAAGAAGGGCTGGGCGTGTGCCCGCCCGAACGGGCACGTCAACCAGCGTGGCGAGGAAGAAACCACCACGCTGATCTCCCCCGAGGGAGCGGCCCGCATTGAACGACTTCTCAACCGAGACCTGGACGGTGTCGCATGA
- a CDS encoding DUF751 domain-containing protein has product MNLERYRTYRLAAILGAFSVTVDSWHRLFTEEASALAWVASIGLTVVSLYLVHCAIADRVDRRRDKQRCESRFLTDDIDFHGTGEGRRIDVRCDLPTDHEGDHQSGKYSWAMYGFSERFEE; this is encoded by the coding sequence ATGAACCTGGAGCGTTACCGCACCTACCGGCTCGCCGCGATCCTCGGCGCGTTCTCCGTCACTGTCGACAGCTGGCACCGCCTGTTCACTGAGGAAGCCAGCGCGCTCGCGTGGGTCGCCTCGATCGGACTCACGGTCGTCAGCCTGTACCTCGTGCACTGCGCCATCGCCGACCGTGTCGACCGCCGCCGCGACAAGCAGCGGTGCGAGAGCCGGTTCTTGACGGACGACATCGACTTCCACGGCACCGGTGAGGGTCGGCGGATCGACGTCCGCTGCGACCTCCCGACCGACCACGAGGGTGACCACCAGAGCGGCAAGTACAGCTGGGCCATGTACGGGTTCTCGGAGAGGTTCGAGGAGTGA
- a CDS encoding ATP-binding protein, with the protein MTIEFVPATRASSKARIALAGPSGSGKTFTSLALGTALSDNVAVIDTERGRASLYVGVNGWQFSRLNPQSFSPKSLTDALAVAASQGFGCIVVDSLSHYWMGVDGMLEQADRRAKGGNSFSGWKEVRPDERRMLDALASYPGHVIVTLRVKTEYVVETDERGKKVPRKVGMRPEQREGIEYEFDVVGDLDLDNVLTVSKSRIPALSRAVIPQPGPELADTIREWLEQGEDAPDAMTYRERALQLSTYEELLALWTEVEKAGLLGAPILDNADKPTVLGDFIKYLGIQAKTKAGAQ; encoded by the coding sequence ATGACCATCGAATTCGTTCCCGCAACCCGGGCGTCGTCGAAAGCGCGGATCGCGCTGGCTGGCCCGTCTGGGTCCGGGAAGACGTTCACCTCCCTCGCGTTGGGAACCGCGTTGTCGGACAACGTCGCAGTCATCGACACGGAACGCGGGCGCGCGTCGCTGTACGTCGGGGTGAACGGTTGGCAGTTCTCGCGGCTCAACCCACAGTCGTTCTCACCCAAGTCCCTCACCGATGCGCTCGCCGTTGCGGCCAGCCAGGGATTCGGGTGCATCGTCGTCGACTCCCTCTCGCATTACTGGATGGGTGTCGACGGCATGTTGGAACAGGCCGATCGACGCGCGAAGGGCGGCAACAGCTTCTCTGGCTGGAAGGAAGTCCGTCCGGACGAACGTCGCATGCTCGATGCTCTCGCCTCCTACCCGGGGCACGTCATTGTCACTCTGCGGGTGAAAACCGAGTACGTGGTGGAGACCGACGAACGCGGCAAGAAGGTCCCGCGCAAGGTCGGGATGCGACCGGAGCAGCGGGAAGGCATCGAGTACGAGTTCGACGTCGTCGGGGACCTTGACCTCGACAACGTGCTCACCGTGTCGAAGTCCCGCATCCCAGCTTTGTCTCGCGCCGTGATCCCCCAGCCGGGCCCCGAGCTCGCAGACACCATTCGCGAGTGGCTGGAACAGGGCGAGGACGCCCCAGACGCCATGACCTATCGGGAACGGGCCCTGCAACTGTCCACCTACGAGGAATTGCTCGCGCTGTGGACGGAGGTGGAAAAGGCAGGTCTGCTCGGCGCGCCGATCCTGGACAACGCCGACAAACCCACCGTGTTGGGCGACTTCATCAAGTACCTGGGCATCCAGGCCAAGACCAAAGCAGGTGCACAGTGA
- a CDS encoding SsgA family sporulation/cell division regulator, producing MSIRQPINAVCFQADGVVHQIGMAWRYSTRDPYAVILEFRYSDKTCVEYHFARELLRDGANSDCWKGEGDILVRRSGNHVEVVLKNPEGEPPLVLAFDRAEIKVALVKMGLMAPFGCERGYYDLDQEIATYLGVAS from the coding sequence GTGTCGATCCGGCAGCCCATCAACGCGGTGTGCTTCCAAGCTGACGGTGTCGTCCACCAGATCGGGATGGCCTGGCGCTACTCCACTCGGGACCCGTACGCCGTCATCCTCGAGTTCCGGTACAGCGACAAGACGTGCGTGGAGTACCACTTCGCCCGCGAACTCCTGCGAGACGGCGCGAACTCCGACTGCTGGAAGGGCGAGGGCGACATCCTGGTCCGCCGATCCGGCAACCACGTCGAGGTTGTGCTCAAGAACCCCGAAGGGGAGCCGCCGTTGGTGTTGGCGTTCGACCGGGCCGAGATCAAGGTGGCGCTGGTGAAGATGGGGCTGATGGCCCCATTCGGGTGCGAGCGCGGCTACTACGACCTGGATCAGGAGATCGCGACCTACCTGGGGGTGGCGTCGTGA
- a CDS encoding helix-turn-helix transcriptional regulator yields MTDDDLLTTTELAQMLRVSVNTIYAWNKRGTGPKRVRVGKYCRYPRKYVEIWKRSRTTQ; encoded by the coding sequence ATGACTGACGACGACCTCCTCACCACCACGGAGCTCGCCCAGATGCTGCGGGTGTCGGTCAACACGATCTACGCCTGGAACAAGCGAGGCACCGGTCCGAAGCGCGTGAGGGTCGGGAAGTACTGCCGGTATCCGCGCAAGTACGTGGAGATCTGGAAGAGATCCCGCACCACCCAGTAG
- a CDS encoding tyrosine-type recombinase/integrase yields the protein MAVDDLWYSKKRRGPDKKPVKLARHGRGQRWRVRYTDPNTGQPLTRSFDKKQDADLFDANVRADISRGQYLDLRAGEVTVREYAEQWRKTQVHRERTAARVEGAFRMHLYPHLGDMQMNKVRSTHAKKWVKDMLEELAPSTLLIELTTVRSMFESAVGECIGRNPFKGAGVGEIDPASRYIPTAKEVHLLAKKIQPRWRPLPLLAAGTGLRPSELRGLEVGHVDFLRRVVRVEQQLIRTKTHGMHIAKVKTKTSLRTVEVPQLVLDELARHIQEFPPHPLELTDARNPRKIQRREARLLFTSPTGQPVTDGSTWQKPWKAAVSGAGLPADFGLHGLRHYFATSLIHAGKSVKVVQMALGHANPTITLNTYVHEWPGQDDRTRDVMEAALTIEDDHRGQDHG from the coding sequence ATGGCGGTCGACGACCTCTGGTACTCGAAGAAGAGACGCGGGCCGGACAAGAAACCAGTGAAGCTCGCCCGCCACGGCCGCGGGCAGCGCTGGAGGGTCCGCTACACCGACCCCAACACCGGACAACCCCTGACGCGCAGCTTCGACAAGAAGCAGGACGCCGACCTGTTCGACGCCAACGTTCGAGCAGACATCTCCCGCGGCCAATACCTCGACCTCCGCGCCGGCGAAGTCACCGTGCGGGAGTACGCCGAGCAATGGCGGAAAACCCAGGTCCACCGGGAGCGCACCGCAGCCCGGGTTGAAGGGGCGTTCAGGATGCATCTGTACCCGCATCTCGGGGACATGCAGATGAACAAAGTGCGCTCTACCCACGCCAAGAAGTGGGTGAAGGACATGCTCGAGGAGCTCGCGCCGTCGACCTTGCTGATCGAGCTCACCACGGTCAGGTCGATGTTCGAGTCCGCCGTGGGCGAGTGCATCGGCCGGAACCCCTTCAAGGGTGCGGGGGTGGGTGAGATCGACCCCGCTAGCAGATACATCCCCACAGCGAAGGAAGTGCACCTGCTGGCGAAGAAGATTCAGCCGCGCTGGCGACCCCTCCCCTTGCTGGCGGCTGGCACCGGGTTACGTCCATCCGAGCTGCGCGGCCTTGAGGTCGGGCACGTGGACTTTCTGAGACGCGTGGTGCGGGTGGAGCAGCAGTTGATCCGAACGAAGACCCACGGCATGCACATCGCGAAGGTGAAGACGAAGACAAGTCTGCGCACGGTTGAGGTGCCGCAGCTGGTGTTGGACGAGCTAGCTCGCCACATCCAGGAGTTCCCGCCCCACCCGCTTGAGCTGACAGACGCGCGTAATCCCCGGAAGATCCAGCGGCGAGAAGCTAGGTTGCTGTTCACTTCACCGACGGGGCAGCCGGTGACGGATGGGTCGACGTGGCAGAAGCCGTGGAAGGCTGCCGTGTCCGGGGCGGGGTTGCCGGCGGACTTCGGGTTGCATGGGCTGCGGCACTACTTCGCCACCAGCCTTATCCACGCTGGGAAGTCTGTGAAGGTGGTGCAGATGGCGCTGGGGCACGCGAACCCGACCATCACACTGAACACGTACGTGCACGAGTGGCCAGGGCAGGACGACCGTACCCGAGATGTGATGGAAGCAGCACTCACGATCGAAGATGACCACCGGGGCCAGGACCATGGATGA
- a CDS encoding cation:dicarboxylate symporter family transporter, which yields MHYLYLAVIAAVVLGVAVGILFPDFGKSLAWLGTGFVNLIKMMISPIIFCTIVLGIGSVAKAAKIGKVGLMAIGYFLVMSTFALAIGLIVGNLLHPGSGLHLDPSSIAKAQEQASKGSEGTTDFVLGIIPTSLVSSFTEGSVLQTLLVALLAGFALQKMGEAGKPILRGIEHIQKLVFRILSMIMWAAPVGAFGAIAAVVGATGWNALKSLAVVMIGFYVTCALFVTIVLGAILWLGARINIFSLLRYLTREFILIVSTSSSESALPRLIAKMEHLGVSKPVVGITVPTGYSFNLDGTAIYLTMATLFIATAQGSPLSVAEQISLLVFMIIASKGAAGVSGAGLATLAGGLQSHRPDLVGGVGFILGIDRFMSEARAVTNFAGNAVATVVIGSWTKEFDRSRAQRVLSGQDPFNETTLVDDHPAAEPEREPVKAGV from the coding sequence ATGCACTACCTCTACCTCGCGGTCATCGCCGCGGTCGTCCTCGGTGTCGCGGTCGGGATCCTGTTCCCCGACTTCGGCAAGAGCCTGGCCTGGCTCGGCACCGGGTTCGTGAACCTGATCAAGATGATGATCTCCCCCATCATCTTCTGCACGATCGTGCTCGGCATCGGGTCGGTCGCCAAGGCCGCGAAGATCGGCAAGGTCGGCCTGATGGCCATCGGCTACTTCCTGGTGATGTCCACGTTCGCACTGGCCATCGGCCTGATCGTGGGCAACCTGCTGCACCCGGGCAGCGGCCTGCACCTGGACCCGTCGTCGATCGCGAAGGCGCAGGAACAGGCCAGCAAGGGCAGCGAGGGCACCACCGACTTCGTGCTCGGCATCATCCCGACCTCGCTGGTGTCGTCGTTCACCGAGGGTTCGGTGCTGCAGACGCTGCTGGTCGCGCTGCTCGCCGGCTTCGCGCTGCAGAAGATGGGTGAGGCGGGCAAGCCGATCCTGCGCGGCATCGAGCACATCCAGAAGCTCGTGTTCCGCATCCTGTCGATGATCATGTGGGCGGCGCCGGTGGGCGCGTTCGGCGCGATCGCCGCGGTGGTGGGCGCGACCGGGTGGAACGCGCTGAAGAGCCTCGCGGTGGTGATGATCGGGTTCTACGTCACGTGCGCGTTGTTCGTGACGATCGTGCTCGGCGCGATTCTCTGGCTCGGCGCGCGGATCAACATCTTCAGCCTGCTGCGGTACCTCACCCGCGAGTTCATCCTGATCGTGTCGACGTCGTCGTCGGAGTCGGCGCTGCCGCGGCTGATCGCGAAGATGGAACACCTGGGCGTGTCGAAGCCGGTCGTCGGCATCACGGTGCCGACCGGGTACTCGTTCAACCTGGACGGCACCGCGATCTACCTGACGATGGCGACGTTGTTCATCGCCACCGCGCAGGGCAGCCCGCTGTCCGTCGCCGAGCAGATCTCCCTGCTGGTGTTCATGATCATCGCGTCGAAGGGCGCGGCAGGCGTGAGCGGTGCGGGCCTGGCGACCCTGGCAGGCGGGTTGCAGTCGCACCGGCCGGACCTGGTCGGGGGCGTCGGGTTCATCCTCGGCATCGACCGGTTCATGTCCGAGGCGCGCGCGGTGACCAACTTCGCGGGCAACGCCGTGGCGACGGTCGTCATCGGGTCCTGGACCAAGGAGTTCGACCGGTCGCGGGCCCAGCGGGTGCTGTCCGGGCAGGACCCGTTCAACGAGACCACGCTGGTGGACGACCACCCGGCGGCCGAGCCGGAGCGGGAGCCCGTGAAGGCCGGCGTCTGA
- a CDS encoding alpha/beta hydrolase family esterase: protein MRAPRLVIAVVAAITGTLLAAPAATASGIVDFPVPSAGCGHPAPVPAGQSVTRTVTSGGLTRSYLLHVPADYRPDRPDPLVLSFHGHRRTAEYQEELSGFSGRSVIAVYPQGLVGTDGESAWTGAPYSAAADDVLFTSDLLNQLQRELCVDPRRVFAAGKSNGGGFTGVLACRLSGRIAAFAPVSGAFYPQGGECHPSRPAPVLDFHGTADATIPYAGDPARGLPSIPDWLAGWASRDGCAAEPVVRDLGDGVRVERWRSCAADVVHYRVEGLGHDWPSTAPNPDSDVPSVIDATQVILRFFNAHPLR from the coding sequence ATGCGCGCCCCGCGGCTGGTGATCGCGGTGGTGGCCGCGATCACCGGCACCCTCCTGGCCGCTCCGGCCGCCACCGCGTCGGGGATCGTCGATTTCCCCGTGCCGTCCGCCGGCTGCGGCCACCCCGCACCCGTGCCGGCGGGACAGAGCGTGACCCGCACCGTCACCTCGGGCGGGCTCACGCGCAGCTACCTGCTGCACGTTCCGGCGGACTACCGGCCCGACCGGCCGGATCCGCTGGTCCTGTCCTTCCACGGGCACCGGCGCACCGCCGAGTACCAGGAGGAGCTGTCCGGCTTCTCCGGCCGGTCGGTGATCGCGGTCTACCCGCAGGGCCTTGTCGGGACCGACGGGGAGAGCGCGTGGACGGGTGCGCCGTACTCGGCCGCCGCGGACGACGTGCTGTTCACCAGCGACCTGCTGAACCAGCTGCAGCGCGAGCTGTGCGTCGACCCGCGGCGCGTGTTCGCGGCGGGCAAGTCCAACGGCGGCGGGTTCACCGGGGTGCTGGCCTGCCGGCTGAGCGGGCGGATCGCCGCGTTCGCGCCGGTGTCCGGGGCGTTCTACCCGCAGGGCGGCGAGTGCCACCCGTCGCGGCCGGCGCCGGTGCTGGACTTCCACGGCACCGCGGACGCGACCATCCCCTACGCCGGCGATCCGGCGCGCGGGCTGCCGTCCATTCCGGACTGGCTCGCGGGCTGGGCGTCGCGCGACGGGTGCGCCGCGGAGCCCGTGGTGCGTGATCTCGGCGACGGGGTGCGGGTCGAGCGGTGGCGGTCCTGTGCCGCGGACGTCGTGCACTACCGGGTCGAGGGCCTCGGCCACGACTGGCCGAGCACGGCGCCCAACCCGGATTCGGACGTCCCGTCGGTGATCGACGCGACGCAGGTGATCCTGCGGTTCTTCAACGCGCACCCGCTGCGCTGA
- a CDS encoding SRPBCC family protein, whose protein sequence is MRINAYHFRDTWLLSAPVRSVFDAVTDVAGYPLWWPDVREVTRVDDDTAQLVCRAALPYVLVVRMRRAEQDPDRGRLRVHLTGDLEGSLAAVVLGRPGGTRLEITQRVLATKPLLRTFSPLARPVFRANHALMMRRGRRGLQHHLSAAGAR, encoded by the coding sequence ATGCGGATCAACGCCTACCACTTCCGGGACACCTGGCTGCTCTCCGCGCCCGTGCGCAGCGTGTTCGACGCGGTCACCGACGTCGCCGGGTATCCGCTCTGGTGGCCGGACGTGCGTGAGGTCACGCGCGTCGACGACGACACCGCCCAGCTCGTCTGCCGCGCCGCGCTGCCGTACGTGTTGGTCGTCCGCATGCGCCGCGCCGAGCAGGATCCGGACCGCGGCCGCCTGCGCGTCCACCTGACCGGCGACCTCGAAGGCTCACTCGCGGCGGTCGTCCTCGGCAGGCCGGGCGGCACCCGGCTGGAGATCACCCAGCGGGTCCTCGCCACGAAACCGCTGCTGCGCACCTTCTCCCCGCTGGCACGGCCGGTGTTCCGCGCCAACCACGCCCTGATGATGCGGCGTGGCAGGCGCGGACTCCAGCACCACCTCAGCGCAGCGGGTGCGCGTTGA
- the uvrA gene encoding excinuclease ABC subunit UvrA, protein MADRLVVRGAREHNLRGVDLDLPRDSLIVFTGLSGSGKSSLAFDTIFAEGQRRYVESLSAYARQFLGQMDKPDVDFIEGLSPAVSIDQKSTSRNPRSTVGTITEVYDYLRLLYARAGKPHCPQCGEPISKQTPQQIVDQVLAMEQGTRFQVLAPVVRGRKGEYLDLFSNLQQQGYSRARIDGQVYQLTDPPKLKKQEKHHIGVVVDRLTVKSSAKQRLTDSVETALRLADGLVELEFVDLPEGDPHRIRGFSENLACPNGHPLAIEDLEPRSFSFNSPYGACPECTGIGIRKEVDPELVVPDDELSLAEGAIAPWSGGQSAEYFQRLLESLSETIGFRMDTPWRKLPAKAQKAVLHGVDEQVHVRYRNRYGRQRSYYASFEGVIPFLERRLDQTESEYMRERYEGYMREVPCPACQGSRLKPEILAVTLEHAERGERSIAEVCALSIEEASEFLDGLKLGQREAMIAGAVLKEIQARLRFLLDVGLNYLSLDRASATLSGGEAQRIRLATQIGSGLVGVLYVLDEPSIGLHQRDNRRLIDTLTRLRDLGNTLIVVEHDEDTIRASDWVVDIGPGAGEHGGHIVHSGPFAKLLKNKKSLTGQYLSGQEVIPVPAIRRPANKKRQLTVVGAREHNLRGVDVSFPLGCLVSVTGVSGSGKSTLVNDILATVLANKLNGARQVPGRHTRVRGLDHVDKLVRVDQSPIGRTPRSNPATYTGVWDHVRKLFAATTEAKVRGYQPGRFSFNVKGGRCEACAGDGTIKIEMNFLPDVYVPCEVCKGARYNRETLEVHYKGKTVSDVLDMPIEEAAEFFEPIKAIHRHLQTLVDVGLGYVRLGQPAPTLSGGEAQRVKLASELQKRSTGKTVYILDEPTTGLHFEDIRKLLGVINGLVDKGNSVIVIEHNLDVIKTSDWVIDLGPEGGSGGGTVVAEGTPEHVATVEGSYTGKFLQELLN, encoded by the coding sequence GTGGCTGATCGCCTCGTTGTTCGCGGTGCGCGCGAGCACAACCTCCGCGGCGTCGACCTCGACCTGCCCCGGGACAGCCTGATCGTGTTCACCGGCCTGTCCGGGTCGGGCAAGTCGAGCCTGGCCTTCGACACGATCTTCGCCGAGGGGCAGCGGCGGTACGTGGAGTCGCTGTCGGCCTACGCCCGGCAGTTCCTGGGGCAGATGGACAAGCCGGACGTCGACTTCATCGAGGGCCTGTCGCCCGCGGTGTCGATCGACCAGAAGTCCACCTCGCGCAACCCGCGCTCCACCGTGGGCACCATCACCGAGGTCTACGACTACCTCCGGCTGCTCTACGCGCGCGCGGGCAAGCCGCACTGCCCGCAGTGCGGGGAACCGATCAGCAAGCAGACCCCGCAGCAGATCGTCGACCAGGTGCTGGCCATGGAGCAGGGCACCCGGTTCCAGGTGCTCGCGCCGGTCGTGCGCGGCCGCAAGGGCGAGTACCTCGACCTGTTCAGCAACCTCCAGCAGCAGGGCTACTCGCGGGCGCGCATCGACGGGCAGGTGTACCAGCTCACCGACCCGCCGAAGCTGAAGAAGCAGGAGAAGCACCACATCGGCGTCGTGGTCGACCGGCTGACCGTCAAGTCCTCGGCGAAGCAGCGGCTGACCGACTCGGTCGAGACCGCGCTGCGCCTCGCGGACGGCCTGGTCGAGCTGGAGTTCGTCGACCTGCCGGAGGGCGACCCGCACCGCATCCGCGGGTTCTCCGAGAACCTCGCCTGCCCGAACGGCCACCCGCTGGCCATCGAGGACCTCGAGCCGCGCTCGTTCTCGTTCAACTCGCCCTACGGCGCGTGCCCCGAATGCACCGGCATCGGCATCCGCAAGGAGGTCGACCCGGAACTGGTGGTGCCCGACGACGAGCTGTCGCTCGCCGAGGGCGCGATCGCGCCGTGGTCGGGCGGGCAGAGCGCCGAGTACTTCCAGCGGCTGCTGGAGTCGCTGTCGGAGACCATCGGCTTCCGCATGGACACGCCGTGGCGCAAGCTGCCCGCGAAGGCGCAGAAGGCGGTCCTGCACGGCGTCGACGAGCAGGTCCACGTCCGCTACCGCAACCGCTACGGCCGCCAGCGCAGCTACTACGCGAGCTTCGAGGGCGTCATCCCGTTCCTGGAGCGGCGGCTGGACCAGACCGAGTCCGAGTACATGCGCGAGCGGTACGAGGGCTACATGCGCGAGGTGCCGTGCCCGGCGTGCCAGGGCAGCAGGCTCAAGCCGGAGATCCTCGCGGTCACCCTGGAGCACGCCGAGCGCGGCGAACGGTCCATCGCCGAGGTGTGCGCGCTGTCCATCGAGGAGGCCTCGGAGTTCCTCGACGGCCTCAAGCTGGGGCAGCGCGAGGCGATGATCGCCGGCGCGGTGCTGAAGGAGATCCAGGCGCGGCTGCGCTTCCTGCTCGACGTCGGCCTCAACTACCTGTCGCTGGACCGCGCGTCGGCCACGCTGTCCGGTGGTGAGGCCCAGCGCATCCGGCTGGCCACGCAGATCGGGTCCGGCCTGGTGGGCGTGCTGTACGTGCTGGACGAGCCGTCGATCGGCCTGCACCAGCGCGACAACCGCCGCCTGATCGACACGCTGACGAGGCTGCGCGACCTGGGCAACACGCTGATCGTCGTCGAGCACGACGAGGACACGATCCGCGCCAGCGACTGGGTCGTCGACATCGGCCCCGGCGCGGGCGAGCACGGCGGGCACATCGTCCACAGCGGACCGTTCGCGAAGCTGCTGAAGAACAAGAAGTCGCTGACCGGCCAGTACCTGTCCGGGCAGGAGGTCATCCCGGTGCCGGCGATCCGGCGGCCGGCGAACAAGAAGCGTCAGCTGACCGTGGTGGGCGCGCGGGAGCACAACCTGCGCGGCGTGGACGTGTCGTTCCCGCTGGGCTGCCTGGTGTCGGTCACCGGCGTGTCCGGGTCGGGCAAGTCGACGCTGGTCAACGACATCCTCGCGACGGTGCTGGCGAACAAGCTCAACGGCGCCCGCCAGGTGCCGGGACGGCACACCCGCGTGCGCGGACTGGACCACGTGGACAAGCTGGTGCGCGTCGACCAGTCGCCGATCGGCCGCACGCCGCGGTCCAACCCGGCGACGTACACGGGTGTGTGGGACCACGTGCGCAAGCTGTTCGCGGCCACCACCGAGGCGAAGGTGCGCGGCTACCAGCCGGGCCGGTTCTCGTTCAACGTCAAGGGCGGCCGCTGCGAGGCGTGCGCGGGCGACGGCACGATCAAGATCGAGATGAACTTCCTGCCCGACGTGTACGTGCCGTGCGAGGTCTGCAAGGGCGCCCGGTACAACCGCGAGACGCTCGAGGTGCACTACAAGGGCAAGACGGTCTCCGACGTCCTCGACATGCCGATCGAGGAGGCCGCCGAGTTCTTCGAGCCGATCAAGGCGATCCACCGGCACCTGCAGACGCTGGTCGACGTGGGCCTCGGCTACGTCCGGCTGGGCCAGCCCGCGCCGACGCTGTCCGGTGGCGAGGCGCAGCGCGTGAAGCTCGCCTCCGAGCTGCAGAAGCGCTCGACCGGCAAGACGGTGTACATCCTCGACGAGCCGACCACCGGCCTGCACTTCGAGGACATCCGCAAGCTGCTCGGCGTCATCAACGGCTTGGTGGACAAGGGCAACAGCGTGATCGTGATCGAGCACAACCTCGACGTGATCAAGACTTCCGACTGGGTCATCGACCTGGGTCCGGAAGGCGGCTCCGGCGGAGGCACCGTCGTCGCCGAGGGCACGCCCGAGCACGTGGCCACGGTCGAGGGCAGCTACACGGGCAAGTTCCTGCAGGAACTGCTGAACTGA